In Pseudostreptobacillus hongkongensis, the genomic stretch TATGTCTATATTAGTAAACACAGAGTTAGACAAAGTTAGACCTGAAAAAACATTAGTTGAACCATTATCATCATCTTATGGTATAGACAACTATGGACATAGAACAGGAAGAAACAGACACAAAGGTCACAAGAGATTATACAGAGTAATTGATTGGAAAAGAAACAAATTAGGAATACCTGCAAAAGTTGCAAGTATAGAATATGATCCTAATAGAACAGCAAACATTGCTTTATTACATTATGTAGATGGAGAAAAAAGATATATCTTAGCTCCAAATGGTTTAAAGAAAGGTGATACAGTATTAGCTGGAGAGACAGCTGATATCAAACCAGGAAATGCTTTAAAATTAAAAGATTTACCAGTAGGGACTTTAATTCACAATGTAGAATTAATACCTGGTAAAGGTGGACAATTAGCAAGATCTGCTGGAACTGCAGCAAGACTTGTAGCTAAAGAAGGAACTTACTGCCACGTTGAATTACCTTCAGGAGAATT encodes the following:
- the rplB gene encoding 50S ribosomal protein L2 — encoded protein: MPIKKLKPITSGTRHMSILVNTELDKVRPEKTLVEPLSSSYGIDNYGHRTGRNRHKGHKRLYRVIDWKRNKLGIPAKVASIEYDPNRTANIALLHYVDGEKRYILAPNGLKKGDTVLAGETADIKPGNALKLKDLPVGTLIHNVELIPGKGGQLARSAGTAARLVAKEGTYCHVELPSGELRLIHKECFATVGVVGNSEHSLVSLGKAGRNRHLGRKPHVRGSVMNPVDHPHGGGEGRSPIGRKAPVTPWGKPALGKKTRGKKNSDKFIVRKRKK